TGTCACACTGTGATCCGGAGGGGTATATCACCGTGGACGACGTTCGACAGGCACTCTCGGAGACCGACCAGACGCTCGAGAAAGGCGATACCCTGCTCCTTCACACCGGTCATTACGATCGGACCCACCCTGGTCGCTCGTACAACGAGCAGCACACAGGACTGACGGAGGCGGCTACGCGGTGGATTATCGACGCCGGAGTCGCGAACTTCGGCGTGGATCAACCCAGCCCGGACAATCCCAGCGGAACCTATCCCTGTCACACCCTCTGTACCGAATTCGAAGTGCCGCACATGGAAAACCTCTGTAGTATTGATCGCGTCGTCGGCGAAGCCTTCACGTTTATCGGATTTCCGCTTCCGTTACGTGGTGGAACCGGCTCTCCGATTCGGGCGGTAGCCAAG
This genomic stretch from Natrarchaeobius halalkaliphilus harbors:
- a CDS encoding cyclase family protein; the protein is MAEFVDLSQEIYSQHPVYFAHPDTVIWTDTTFEDSEYIFRTQAGIEDPTFTYESRTFQISEHGPSHVDSIRHYKPDGEPINEMSLENFHTPGKAVDVSHCDPEGYITVDDVRQALSETDQTLEKGDTLLLHTGHYDRTHPGRSYNEQHTGLTEAATRWIIDAGVANFGVDQPSPDNPSGTYPCHTLCTEFEVPHMENLCSIDRVVGEAFTFIGFPLPLRGGTGSPIRAVAKLEDE